In the Harmonia axyridis chromosome 3, icHarAxyr1.1, whole genome shotgun sequence genome, one interval contains:
- the LOC123675255 gene encoding phosphoglycerate kinase 2-like produces the protein MAKAKKNNVQIHLPVDFITGDKFDEKAQVGQADGKCGIPDGWMGLDVGPKTNELFKAPIQRAKVIVWNGPAGVFEFDSFAKGTKSLMDEVVKATQKGCITIIGGGDTATCCAKWNTEDKVSHVSTGGGASLELLEGKELPGVAALSPA, from the exons ATGGCGAAAGCTAAAAAGAACAACGTGCAGATTCATCTACCAGTAGATTTCATCACTGGGGATAAGTTCGACGAAAAGGCTCAG GTTGGCCAAGCTGATGGAAAGTGTGGAATTCCAGATGGTTGGATGGGTTTGGACGTCGGCCCCAAAACAAACGAATTGTTCAAGGCTCCCATACAAAGAGCAAAAGTCATTGTTTGGAACGG GCCTGCTGGAGTATTTGAATTTGATAGTTTCGCAAAGGGTACTAAATCTCTCATGGATGAAGTTGTTAAAGCAACACAGAAAGGATGTATAACTATCATAG GTGGTGGTGATACAGCCACCTGCTGTGCTAAATGGAACACTGAAGACAAGGTGTCTCATGTATCGACTGGTGGTGGTGCTAGTCTGGAGCTTCTGGAAGGAAAGGAATTGCCAGGTGTTGCTGCTCTCTCCCCAGCCTAA
- the LOC123675152 gene encoding vinculin isoform X2 — translation MPDLQQPVRSVSNAVLNLVKVGRETINSSDDQILKQDMPGALVRVERSSKLLEEASCMLKDDPYSSPARKRLIDGSGGILQATSALLLCFDESEVRKIIRECHRVLDYLAVAEVIETLDELVQFLRDLSPCLSRVSREVSAREKELTHQVHAEILVRCLEQIKTLAPILICSMKIYIHIVSQGGKGAEEAAENRNYLAMRMTDEINEIIRVLQLTSYDEETSELDNLTVLKKLQNAIQNKINTANDWLLDSNAVKGGIGEKSLRQIIEDAQKVSQRCLPHDSNMINKFCSDLTTMTDALCELRQEGKGNTPQAESLARGIREKLTDLQQAVLHAVVAVDKTGLQQTAHTVQGRLEQARKWLSNPGQDDKGLGQRAIALIAEEGRKVANGLPGIQKTEVLQLCDEVEGLSHQLSDLCAQGRGDSPQAHEVAKRLSQKLHELKEKINQAVVNRVVEDFIDIVTPLKQFTEAVMVPEGTPNRDQNFSDKAANLQQFSNRAVKTAKMVAAGGSGGNKKIAESLQSAANQVESLTPQLTSAGSIRMNYPSSKAADEHFENLKNQYADTLTKVRNLCDEATDSADFIKASEEQMRKHTFLCEEAIKNKQPQKMVDNTSAIARLANRVLLVAKQESDNSEDPNFIDDVNRASDYLQNCVPPMVQDAKLVAINPSDVGAASRWRESNKMLLNAVEVVRKAVLINPELPPLPDMNSLHLEPPAHTYFVDKVGELLRRTPTPGDRNLGTLSPTHHQQGRVSPLPKWARGDNSDLLYQELLPNQNERDEAPPRPPLPSDGAPVRPPPPETDDEDDVFKNAPSSSQPIMVAAHNLHREVRQWSAKDNELIGGARRMAVLMARLSELVHNDDKGSKRELIATAKAIADASADVTRIAKQLARECTDKRIRTNLLQVCERIPTIATQLKILSTVKATMLGAQGSEEDREATEMLEGNAQNLMQSVKETVRAAEGASVKIHAQTHGRLRWVRRQPWYAYA, via the exons ATGCCCGATCTTCAACAACCAGTTAGATCCGTTAGCAATGCGGTCCTCAATTTAGTGAAG GTTGGAAGGGAAACAATAAACAGTTCAgatgatcaaattttgaaacaagACATGCCAGGTGCATTGGTACGAGTAGAAAGGTCTTCCAAATTATTAGAAGAAGCTTCCTGTATGCTGAAAGATGATCCATATAGTTCACCAGCCAGAAAACGACTGATAGATGGAAGTGGAGGCATTTTACAG gcCACTTCTGCCTTATTGTTGTGCTTTGATGAATCTGAAGTTAGAAAAATTATAAGGGAATGTCACAGAGTATTAGACTACCTCGCTGTTGCTGAAGTTATTGAAACTTTAGATGAACTGGTTCAGTTTTTGAGAGATCTGAGTCCGTGCCTGAGTCGTGTATCCAGAGAAGTTAGCGCTAGAGAAAAAGAGCTCACTCATCAG GTGCATGCCGAAATACTCGTCAGATGTTTGGAGCAAATCAAAACCCTGGCTCCGATCTTAATTTGTTCCATGAAAATCTACATTCACATCGTATCACAAGGCGGAAAGGGGGCTGAAGAAGCAGCAGAAAATAGAAATTACCTGGCTATGAGGATGACTGATGAGATAAATGAGATAATAAGAGTCCTTCAGCTAACAAGTTATGATGAGGAAACTTCAGAACTTGACAATTTAACTGTACTGAAAAAATTGCAGAACGCTATTCAGAACAAAATCAACACCGCTAATGATTGGTTACTG GATTCAAATGCGGTGAAAGGAGGAATAGGAGAAAAATCTCTAAGACAAATTATAGAGGATGCACAAAAAGTATCACAAAG ATGTTTACCTCACGATTCCAATATGATCAACAAATTCTGTTCAGATCTGACTACAATGACAGATGCCTTGTGTGAATTGAGACAAGAAGGCAAGGGAAATACACCCCAAGCAGAGTCTCTAGCTAGAGGAATTAGGGAAAAACTCACCGACTTACAGCAAGCTGTTCTTCATGCTGTTGTTGCAGTTGATAAAACTGGTCTCCAACAAACAGCGCATACTGTACAAGGAAG GTTGGAGCAAGCAAGGAAATGGTTGTCCAATCCTGGTCAGGACGATAAAGGTTTAGGACAAAGAGCGATAGCTCTAATAGCAGAAGAAGGAAGAAAA GTGGCAAACGGTCTGCCCGGCATACAAAAAACCGAGGTCCTCCAGCTTTGTGACGAGGTGGAGGGTTTGTCGCATCAACTCTCAGACCTCTGCGCTCAAGGGCGAGGGGACAGTCCACAGGCTCATGAAGTGGCAAAGAGGCTCTCTCAAAAGCTGCATGAATTGAAGGAGAAGATCAATCAGGCAGTTGTAAATAGGGTTGTGGAGGATTTCATCGACATCGTCACTCCGTTGAAACAGTTCACTGAAGCTGTGATGGTTCCGGAGGGCACCCCCAACAGGGATCAGAATTTTTCAGACAAAGCAGCGAACTTGCAGCAGTTCTCTAACAGAGCTGTCAAGACGGCTAAAATGGTGGCTGCag GCGGCAGTGGAGGCAACAAAAAGATTGCTGAATCCTTACAGAGTGCTGCCAATCAAGTGGAGAGTTTAACCCCTCAACTGACCTCAGCTGGAAGTATCAGGATGAACTATCCTTCATCCAAGGCGGCTGATGAACACtttgagaaccttaaaaatcaGTACGCTGACACCCTGACCAAAGTCAGAAACCTCTGCGACGAAGCAACAGACTCCGCAGACTTCATCAAAGCTTCAG AGGAACAAATGAGAAAGCATACATTCTTATGCGAAGAAGCTATTAAGAACAAGCAACCCCAAAAGATGGTGGACAATACCTCTGCTATTGCTCGTCTTGCAAACAGGGTGTTGTTGGTAGCCAAACAGGAGAGTGACAATTCTGAAGATCCTAATTTCATCGATGACGTGAACCGTGCATCTGATTACTTGCAAAATT GTGTTCCGCCAATGGTACAAGATGCAAAATTGGTTGCCATAAACCCTTCTGATGTAGGTGCTGCTTCAAGGTGGAGAGAATCTAACAAAATG TTGTTAAATGCAGTGGAAGTTGTTCGTAAGGCTGTTCTGATCAATCCAGAGTTACCACCTTTACCCGATATGAATTCTCTTCATTTAG AACCCCCTGCACATACATACTTTGTCGATAAAG TGGGAGAACTATTAAGGAGAACGCCTACACCAGGAGACAGAAATTTGGGGACACTTAGTCCCACTCATCACCAACAGGGCAGGGTTAGCCCATTGCCAAAATGGGCCAGAG GAGATAATTCAGATTTGCTCTACCAAGAACTTTTACCCAATCAAAATGAAAGAG ATGAGGCACCTCCAAGGCCACCTCTTCCCAGCGATGGAGCTCCAGTTCGTCCACCACCTCCTGAAACTGATGATGAAGACGATGTTTTCAAGAACGCTCCCAGTTCCAGTCAACCAATAATG GTTGCAGCGCATAACCTACATAGAGAGGTGAGACAGTGGTCTGCTAAAGATAACGAACTTATTGGTGGAGCCAGAAGAATGGCGGTTCTTATGGCCAGGTTGTCAGAACTGGTTCACAACGATGACAAAG GGAGCAAGAGGGAACTGATAGCCACAGCTAAGGCTATAGCTGATGCTAGCGCCGATGTCACCAGAATAGCCAAGCAGTTAGCTAGAGAATGTACTGATAAAAGGATTCGTACTAATTTGCTACAAGTATGTGAAAGAATACCAACGATCGCTACTCAGTTGAAGATTCTGAGTACTGTTAAAGCTACAATGTTGGGTGCACAAG GTTCAGAAGAAGATAGAGAAGCCACAGAAATGTTGGAAGGAAATGCACAGAATCTAATGCAAAGTGTAAAGGAGACGGTGAGGGCTGCTGAGGGAgcaagtgtaaagattcatgcCCAAACTCACGGTCGTTTAAGATGGGTCAGAAGACAACCATGGTACGCTTATGCTTAA
- the LOC123675152 gene encoding vinculin isoform X3 — MPVFHTKTIESILDPVAQQVSKLVILHEEAEDGLPMPDLQQPVRSVSNAVLNLVKVGRETINSSDDQILKQDMPGALVRVERSSKLLEEASCMLKDDPYSSPARKRLIDGSGGILQATSALLLCFDESEVRKIIRECHRVLDYLAVAEVIETLDELVQFLRDLSPCLSRVSREVSAREKELTHQVHAEILVRCLEQIKTLAPILICSMKIYIHIVSQGGKGAEEAAENRNYLAMRMTDEINEIIRVLQLTSYDEETSELDNLTVLKKLQNAIQNKINTANDWLLDSNAVKGGIGEKSLRQIIEDAQKVSQRCLPHDSNMINKFCSDLTTMTDALCELRQEGKGNTPQAESLARGIREKLTDLQQAVLHAVVAVDKTGLQQTAHTVQGRLEQARKWLSNPGQDDKGLGQRAIALIAEEGRKVANGLPGIQKTEVLQLCDEVEGLSHQLSDLCAQGRGDSPQAHEVAKRLSQKLHELKEKINQAVVNRVVEDFIDIVTPLKQFTEAVMVPEGTPNRDQNFSDKAANLQQFSNRAVKTAKMVAAGGSGGNKKIAESLQSAANQVESLTPQLTSAGSIRMNYPSSKAADEHFENLKNQYADTLTKVRNLCDEATDSADFIKASEEQMRKHTFLCEEAIKNKQPQKMVDNTSAIARLANRVLLVAKQESDNSEDPNFIDDVNRASDYLQNCVPPMVQDAKLVAINPSDVGAASRWRESNKMLLNAVEVVRKAVLINPELPPLPDMNSLHLDEAPPRPPLPSDGAPVRPPPPETDDEDDVFKNAPSSSQPIMVAAHNLHREVRQWSAKDNELIGGARRMAVLMARLSELVHNDDKGSKRELIATAKAIADASADVTRIAKQLARECTDKRIRTNLLQVCERIPTIATQLKILSTVKATMLGAQGSEEDREATEMLEGNAQNLMQSVKETVRAAEGASVKIHAQTHGRLRWVRRQPWYAYA, encoded by the exons ATGCCAGTGTTTCATACCAAGACAATTGAGTCTATTTTAGACCCAGTTGCACAACAG GTATCAAAATTGGTTATTTTACATGAAGAAGCTGAAGATGGCCTCCCCATGCCCGATCTTCAACAACCAGTTAGATCCGTTAGCAATGCGGTCCTCAATTTAGTGAAG GTTGGAAGGGAAACAATAAACAGTTCAgatgatcaaattttgaaacaagACATGCCAGGTGCATTGGTACGAGTAGAAAGGTCTTCCAAATTATTAGAAGAAGCTTCCTGTATGCTGAAAGATGATCCATATAGTTCACCAGCCAGAAAACGACTGATAGATGGAAGTGGAGGCATTTTACAG gcCACTTCTGCCTTATTGTTGTGCTTTGATGAATCTGAAGTTAGAAAAATTATAAGGGAATGTCACAGAGTATTAGACTACCTCGCTGTTGCTGAAGTTATTGAAACTTTAGATGAACTGGTTCAGTTTTTGAGAGATCTGAGTCCGTGCCTGAGTCGTGTATCCAGAGAAGTTAGCGCTAGAGAAAAAGAGCTCACTCATCAG GTGCATGCCGAAATACTCGTCAGATGTTTGGAGCAAATCAAAACCCTGGCTCCGATCTTAATTTGTTCCATGAAAATCTACATTCACATCGTATCACAAGGCGGAAAGGGGGCTGAAGAAGCAGCAGAAAATAGAAATTACCTGGCTATGAGGATGACTGATGAGATAAATGAGATAATAAGAGTCCTTCAGCTAACAAGTTATGATGAGGAAACTTCAGAACTTGACAATTTAACTGTACTGAAAAAATTGCAGAACGCTATTCAGAACAAAATCAACACCGCTAATGATTGGTTACTG GATTCAAATGCGGTGAAAGGAGGAATAGGAGAAAAATCTCTAAGACAAATTATAGAGGATGCACAAAAAGTATCACAAAG ATGTTTACCTCACGATTCCAATATGATCAACAAATTCTGTTCAGATCTGACTACAATGACAGATGCCTTGTGTGAATTGAGACAAGAAGGCAAGGGAAATACACCCCAAGCAGAGTCTCTAGCTAGAGGAATTAGGGAAAAACTCACCGACTTACAGCAAGCTGTTCTTCATGCTGTTGTTGCAGTTGATAAAACTGGTCTCCAACAAACAGCGCATACTGTACAAGGAAG GTTGGAGCAAGCAAGGAAATGGTTGTCCAATCCTGGTCAGGACGATAAAGGTTTAGGACAAAGAGCGATAGCTCTAATAGCAGAAGAAGGAAGAAAA GTGGCAAACGGTCTGCCCGGCATACAAAAAACCGAGGTCCTCCAGCTTTGTGACGAGGTGGAGGGTTTGTCGCATCAACTCTCAGACCTCTGCGCTCAAGGGCGAGGGGACAGTCCACAGGCTCATGAAGTGGCAAAGAGGCTCTCTCAAAAGCTGCATGAATTGAAGGAGAAGATCAATCAGGCAGTTGTAAATAGGGTTGTGGAGGATTTCATCGACATCGTCACTCCGTTGAAACAGTTCACTGAAGCTGTGATGGTTCCGGAGGGCACCCCCAACAGGGATCAGAATTTTTCAGACAAAGCAGCGAACTTGCAGCAGTTCTCTAACAGAGCTGTCAAGACGGCTAAAATGGTGGCTGCag GCGGCAGTGGAGGCAACAAAAAGATTGCTGAATCCTTACAGAGTGCTGCCAATCAAGTGGAGAGTTTAACCCCTCAACTGACCTCAGCTGGAAGTATCAGGATGAACTATCCTTCATCCAAGGCGGCTGATGAACACtttgagaaccttaaaaatcaGTACGCTGACACCCTGACCAAAGTCAGAAACCTCTGCGACGAAGCAACAGACTCCGCAGACTTCATCAAAGCTTCAG AGGAACAAATGAGAAAGCATACATTCTTATGCGAAGAAGCTATTAAGAACAAGCAACCCCAAAAGATGGTGGACAATACCTCTGCTATTGCTCGTCTTGCAAACAGGGTGTTGTTGGTAGCCAAACAGGAGAGTGACAATTCTGAAGATCCTAATTTCATCGATGACGTGAACCGTGCATCTGATTACTTGCAAAATT GTGTTCCGCCAATGGTACAAGATGCAAAATTGGTTGCCATAAACCCTTCTGATGTAGGTGCTGCTTCAAGGTGGAGAGAATCTAACAAAATG TTGTTAAATGCAGTGGAAGTTGTTCGTAAGGCTGTTCTGATCAATCCAGAGTTACCACCTTTACCCGATATGAATTCTCTTCATTTAG ATGAGGCACCTCCAAGGCCACCTCTTCCCAGCGATGGAGCTCCAGTTCGTCCACCACCTCCTGAAACTGATGATGAAGACGATGTTTTCAAGAACGCTCCCAGTTCCAGTCAACCAATAATG GTTGCAGCGCATAACCTACATAGAGAGGTGAGACAGTGGTCTGCTAAAGATAACGAACTTATTGGTGGAGCCAGAAGAATGGCGGTTCTTATGGCCAGGTTGTCAGAACTGGTTCACAACGATGACAAAG GGAGCAAGAGGGAACTGATAGCCACAGCTAAGGCTATAGCTGATGCTAGCGCCGATGTCACCAGAATAGCCAAGCAGTTAGCTAGAGAATGTACTGATAAAAGGATTCGTACTAATTTGCTACAAGTATGTGAAAGAATACCAACGATCGCTACTCAGTTGAAGATTCTGAGTACTGTTAAAGCTACAATGTTGGGTGCACAAG GTTCAGAAGAAGATAGAGAAGCCACAGAAATGTTGGAAGGAAATGCACAGAATCTAATGCAAAGTGTAAAGGAGACGGTGAGGGCTGCTGAGGGAgcaagtgtaaagattcatgcCCAAACTCACGGTCGTTTAAGATGGGTCAGAAGACAACCATGGTACGCTTATGCTTAA
- the LOC123675152 gene encoding vinculin isoform X1 — translation MPVFHTKTIESILDPVAQQVSKLVILHEEAEDGLPMPDLQQPVRSVSNAVLNLVKVGRETINSSDDQILKQDMPGALVRVERSSKLLEEASCMLKDDPYSSPARKRLIDGSGGILQATSALLLCFDESEVRKIIRECHRVLDYLAVAEVIETLDELVQFLRDLSPCLSRVSREVSAREKELTHQVHAEILVRCLEQIKTLAPILICSMKIYIHIVSQGGKGAEEAAENRNYLAMRMTDEINEIIRVLQLTSYDEETSELDNLTVLKKLQNAIQNKINTANDWLLDSNAVKGGIGEKSLRQIIEDAQKVSQRCLPHDSNMINKFCSDLTTMTDALCELRQEGKGNTPQAESLARGIREKLTDLQQAVLHAVVAVDKTGLQQTAHTVQGRLEQARKWLSNPGQDDKGLGQRAIALIAEEGRKVANGLPGIQKTEVLQLCDEVEGLSHQLSDLCAQGRGDSPQAHEVAKRLSQKLHELKEKINQAVVNRVVEDFIDIVTPLKQFTEAVMVPEGTPNRDQNFSDKAANLQQFSNRAVKTAKMVAAGGSGGNKKIAESLQSAANQVESLTPQLTSAGSIRMNYPSSKAADEHFENLKNQYADTLTKVRNLCDEATDSADFIKASEEQMRKHTFLCEEAIKNKQPQKMVDNTSAIARLANRVLLVAKQESDNSEDPNFIDDVNRASDYLQNCVPPMVQDAKLVAINPSDVGAASRWRESNKMLLNAVEVVRKAVLINPELPPLPDMNSLHLEPPAHTYFVDKVGELLRRTPTPGDRNLGTLSPTHHQQGRVSPLPKWARGDNSDLLYQELLPNQNERDEAPPRPPLPSDGAPVRPPPPETDDEDDVFKNAPSSSQPIMVAAHNLHREVRQWSAKDNELIGGARRMAVLMARLSELVHNDDKGSKRELIATAKAIADASADVTRIAKQLARECTDKRIRTNLLQVCERIPTIATQLKILSTVKATMLGAQGSEEDREATEMLEGNAQNLMQSVKETVRAAEGASVKIHAQTHGRLRWVRRQPWYAYA, via the exons ATGCCAGTGTTTCATACCAAGACAATTGAGTCTATTTTAGACCCAGTTGCACAACAG GTATCAAAATTGGTTATTTTACATGAAGAAGCTGAAGATGGCCTCCCCATGCCCGATCTTCAACAACCAGTTAGATCCGTTAGCAATGCGGTCCTCAATTTAGTGAAG GTTGGAAGGGAAACAATAAACAGTTCAgatgatcaaattttgaaacaagACATGCCAGGTGCATTGGTACGAGTAGAAAGGTCTTCCAAATTATTAGAAGAAGCTTCCTGTATGCTGAAAGATGATCCATATAGTTCACCAGCCAGAAAACGACTGATAGATGGAAGTGGAGGCATTTTACAG gcCACTTCTGCCTTATTGTTGTGCTTTGATGAATCTGAAGTTAGAAAAATTATAAGGGAATGTCACAGAGTATTAGACTACCTCGCTGTTGCTGAAGTTATTGAAACTTTAGATGAACTGGTTCAGTTTTTGAGAGATCTGAGTCCGTGCCTGAGTCGTGTATCCAGAGAAGTTAGCGCTAGAGAAAAAGAGCTCACTCATCAG GTGCATGCCGAAATACTCGTCAGATGTTTGGAGCAAATCAAAACCCTGGCTCCGATCTTAATTTGTTCCATGAAAATCTACATTCACATCGTATCACAAGGCGGAAAGGGGGCTGAAGAAGCAGCAGAAAATAGAAATTACCTGGCTATGAGGATGACTGATGAGATAAATGAGATAATAAGAGTCCTTCAGCTAACAAGTTATGATGAGGAAACTTCAGAACTTGACAATTTAACTGTACTGAAAAAATTGCAGAACGCTATTCAGAACAAAATCAACACCGCTAATGATTGGTTACTG GATTCAAATGCGGTGAAAGGAGGAATAGGAGAAAAATCTCTAAGACAAATTATAGAGGATGCACAAAAAGTATCACAAAG ATGTTTACCTCACGATTCCAATATGATCAACAAATTCTGTTCAGATCTGACTACAATGACAGATGCCTTGTGTGAATTGAGACAAGAAGGCAAGGGAAATACACCCCAAGCAGAGTCTCTAGCTAGAGGAATTAGGGAAAAACTCACCGACTTACAGCAAGCTGTTCTTCATGCTGTTGTTGCAGTTGATAAAACTGGTCTCCAACAAACAGCGCATACTGTACAAGGAAG GTTGGAGCAAGCAAGGAAATGGTTGTCCAATCCTGGTCAGGACGATAAAGGTTTAGGACAAAGAGCGATAGCTCTAATAGCAGAAGAAGGAAGAAAA GTGGCAAACGGTCTGCCCGGCATACAAAAAACCGAGGTCCTCCAGCTTTGTGACGAGGTGGAGGGTTTGTCGCATCAACTCTCAGACCTCTGCGCTCAAGGGCGAGGGGACAGTCCACAGGCTCATGAAGTGGCAAAGAGGCTCTCTCAAAAGCTGCATGAATTGAAGGAGAAGATCAATCAGGCAGTTGTAAATAGGGTTGTGGAGGATTTCATCGACATCGTCACTCCGTTGAAACAGTTCACTGAAGCTGTGATGGTTCCGGAGGGCACCCCCAACAGGGATCAGAATTTTTCAGACAAAGCAGCGAACTTGCAGCAGTTCTCTAACAGAGCTGTCAAGACGGCTAAAATGGTGGCTGCag GCGGCAGTGGAGGCAACAAAAAGATTGCTGAATCCTTACAGAGTGCTGCCAATCAAGTGGAGAGTTTAACCCCTCAACTGACCTCAGCTGGAAGTATCAGGATGAACTATCCTTCATCCAAGGCGGCTGATGAACACtttgagaaccttaaaaatcaGTACGCTGACACCCTGACCAAAGTCAGAAACCTCTGCGACGAAGCAACAGACTCCGCAGACTTCATCAAAGCTTCAG AGGAACAAATGAGAAAGCATACATTCTTATGCGAAGAAGCTATTAAGAACAAGCAACCCCAAAAGATGGTGGACAATACCTCTGCTATTGCTCGTCTTGCAAACAGGGTGTTGTTGGTAGCCAAACAGGAGAGTGACAATTCTGAAGATCCTAATTTCATCGATGACGTGAACCGTGCATCTGATTACTTGCAAAATT GTGTTCCGCCAATGGTACAAGATGCAAAATTGGTTGCCATAAACCCTTCTGATGTAGGTGCTGCTTCAAGGTGGAGAGAATCTAACAAAATG TTGTTAAATGCAGTGGAAGTTGTTCGTAAGGCTGTTCTGATCAATCCAGAGTTACCACCTTTACCCGATATGAATTCTCTTCATTTAG AACCCCCTGCACATACATACTTTGTCGATAAAG TGGGAGAACTATTAAGGAGAACGCCTACACCAGGAGACAGAAATTTGGGGACACTTAGTCCCACTCATCACCAACAGGGCAGGGTTAGCCCATTGCCAAAATGGGCCAGAG GAGATAATTCAGATTTGCTCTACCAAGAACTTTTACCCAATCAAAATGAAAGAG ATGAGGCACCTCCAAGGCCACCTCTTCCCAGCGATGGAGCTCCAGTTCGTCCACCACCTCCTGAAACTGATGATGAAGACGATGTTTTCAAGAACGCTCCCAGTTCCAGTCAACCAATAATG GTTGCAGCGCATAACCTACATAGAGAGGTGAGACAGTGGTCTGCTAAAGATAACGAACTTATTGGTGGAGCCAGAAGAATGGCGGTTCTTATGGCCAGGTTGTCAGAACTGGTTCACAACGATGACAAAG GGAGCAAGAGGGAACTGATAGCCACAGCTAAGGCTATAGCTGATGCTAGCGCCGATGTCACCAGAATAGCCAAGCAGTTAGCTAGAGAATGTACTGATAAAAGGATTCGTACTAATTTGCTACAAGTATGTGAAAGAATACCAACGATCGCTACTCAGTTGAAGATTCTGAGTACTGTTAAAGCTACAATGTTGGGTGCACAAG GTTCAGAAGAAGATAGAGAAGCCACAGAAATGTTGGAAGGAAATGCACAGAATCTAATGCAAAGTGTAAAGGAGACGGTGAGGGCTGCTGAGGGAgcaagtgtaaagattcatgcCCAAACTCACGGTCGTTTAAGATGGGTCAGAAGACAACCATGGTACGCTTATGCTTAA
- the LOC123675153 gene encoding uncharacterized protein LOC123675153, which yields MKLSFSICLLLCFSLQMIESRISYCPTPKITNGKFKYRLKAKFVKYTCNPGFILFGDKYNNCEHGKWDGPPPKCVRPGCKKVNAPNNGIIYPTHSGAVLHFHCKYGFQVHGPNMTLCNGTMWSSHLPICLPSNTKPPLTCDFENPDLCGWTHDLNHDFDWRRMQFYTPSGAIGTGPSHDHTLGKGKNGYYMYIESSSRNENDTARLISPVYEKTNNNTCFIFFYHMYGTTIGTLRVYLKKINEKWDFNPSAAFFQQHGDQGNVWIRSIHLFNPIPNDFQIVIEGARGDGYLSDIAIDDVSIVHNCNLADYEDAELSTTTEEISSTDFLPDNVFSCEGRCFSDEIPIGNHRMCSCHETCYYRSDCCPDFVDICVLALFDPLEGTTMDSSTIPSTTTTRKLTSPTTTSETDQTTKMPTSAYTEYTTNIISETKTFDISKSATTIIIKTTEENEIDEITDNQRTESEWKPSTEFFKKVPNYFDEDVSEKDVARLKKGYSKKKIVISNFEDEGTSFVTYILLTFGIILICCIFILVMTKKGNRSRKFRSGSHGGSASDVRFLTSDELLDLNLAYE from the exons ATGAAGTTATCATTCAGTATCTGTTTACTATTGTGTTTCTCTTTGCAGATGATAGAATCGAGGATTAGTT ATTGTCCAACTCCAAAAATAACGAACGGAAAATTTAAATACCGACTTAAAGCAAAATTCGTTAAATATACCTGTAACCCAGGATTCATTCTATTTGGGGACAAATACAATAACTGCGAGCATGGCAAATGGGATGGCCCTCCACCAAAATGTGTCC GACCAGGCTGTAAGAAAGTGAATGCACCAAACAATGGAATTATATACCCAACGCATTCAGGGGCAGTTTTACATTTCCATTGCAAATATGGCTTCCAGGTACATGGGCCGAATATGACCCTTTGCAATGGTACGATGTGGAGTTCTCATTTGCCCATATGTTTGC CTTCCAACACAAAGCCACCCTTGACCTGTGACTTTGAAAATCCTGATCTATGCGGCTGGACCCACGACCTTAATCACGACTTTGATTGGAGAAGGATGCAATTTTATACACCAAGTGGGGCGATTGGCACTGGTCCTTCTCACGATCACACCCtaggaaaaggaaaaaatg GTTACTACATGTACATAGAATCTTCTTCGAGAAATGAGAATGACACGGCCAGACTGATCTCACCCGTCTATGAAAAGACTAACAACAACACTTGCTTCATCTTCTTCTACCATATGTACGGAACAACTATAGGTACTCTGAGGGTTTACCTGAAAAAGATTAATGAAAAATGGGATTTTAATCCCTCTGCTGCTTTTTTCCAGCAACATGGCGACCAAGGAAACGTATGGATCAGGTCCATTCATCTATTCAACCCCATACCGAATGACTTTCAG ATTGTCATAGAAGGAGCAAGGGGGGACGGCTACTTAAGTGACATAGCGATAGACGATGTATCGATAGTACATAATTGCAATTTAGCAGATTACGAAGATGCCGAATTGTCCACCACAACTGA AGAGATCAGCAGTACAGATTTTTTACCAGACAACGTCTTTTCTTGTGAGGGAAGATGCTTTTCCGATGAAATACCGATAGGCAATCACAGGATGTGTTCTTGCCATGAAACTTGCTACTACAGAAGTGACTGTTGTCCTGACTTCGTAGATATTTGTGTATTAG CATTATTTGACCCATTGGAAGGAACAACAATGGATTCATCTACTATTCCATCCACAACGACTACTCGAAAATTAACCTCTCCAACAACCACATCTGAAACAGATCAGACAACAAAAATGCCAACTTCAGCATACACAGAATACACTACAAATAtaatatctgaaacaaaaacgttCGATATTTCAAAATCAGCTACTACAATTATAATTAAGACTACAGAAGAAAACGAAATAGATGAAATAACAGATAATCAAAGAACCGAATCTGAATGGAAACCATCTactgaattcttcaaaaaagtCCCCAACTATTTCGATGAGGACGTCTCAGAGAAGGATGTTGCCCGCCTGAAGAAAGGAtattctaagaaaaaaatagttatttcgaattttgaagatGAGGGCACTTCATTTGTTACTTATATCTTGTTAACGTTTGgaattattttgatatgttgcatttttattctTGTTATGACAAAGAAAGGTAACCGATCTAGGAAATTTAGATCAGGTTCTCACGGAGGCAGCGCTAGTGATGTTAGATTCTTGACCAGTGATGAACTTTTGGATCTTAACTTAGCCTATGAATGA